The Panicum virgatum strain AP13 chromosome 5K, P.virgatum_v5, whole genome shotgun sequence genome has a window encoding:
- the LOC120707522 gene encoding oligopeptide transporter 4-like, with translation MVEIVADDVERGPGIGTMIPGGGRAEDDDDDDASPIEEVRMTVPATDDPTLPVWTFRMWTLGLLSCVLLSFLNQFFSYRTEPIIVTQITVQVASLPLGHLLARVLPARRFRAPALLGGGEFSLNPGPFNVKEHVLISIFASAGCAFGSGSAYAVMIVDIIRAFYRRSISFLAAWLLITTTQVLGYGWAGLMRRYVVEPAHMWWPGTLAQVSLFWALHEKEAGDDDQQAAPEGRTMSRAKFFLVALAGSFLWYAVPGYLAPTLTSVSWVCWVFSKSVMAQQLGSGMRGLGLGAFTLDWTAVSSFLFSPLVSPFFATANILAGFLLFMYVAVPAAYWGLDLYGARRFPIFSSHLFAFNGEGYDINAIVNDRFEIDMDAYQRQGRIHMSAFFALSYGLSFAAIAATVTHVALFHGKEIYRRFRASRREADDDTPDVHTRLMRRYEDAPGWWFHALLALSAAVSLVLCTVLRKEVQLPWWGLLFACAMALAFTLPVSVITATTNQTPGLNVLSEYVIGLILPGKPIANVCFKVYGYMSMSQAVSFLADFKLGHYMKIPPKSMFLVQLVGTVVAGTVNLGVAYWLLGSVPNICQDALLPADSPWTCPSDRVFFDASVIWGLVGPRRIFGPLGNYGALNWFFLAGAAGPAAVYALHRAFPARRWIRMVNLPVLIGATASMPPATAVNYNSWLLIGVAFNFFVFRYRKRWWERYNYILSAALDAGVAFMGVLLYFALSMENRNVSWWGTAGEHCPLASCPTARGVDLGPDSVCPVVL, from the coding sequence ATGGTCGAGATAGTAGCAGACGACGTCGAGCGTGGCCCCGGGATTGGGACGATGATCCCCGGTGGGGGCCgggcggaggacgacgacgacgacgatgcatCACCGATCGAGGAGGTGCGCATGACGGTGCCGGCCACCGACGACCCGACGCTGCCGGTGTGGACGTTCCGGATGTGGACCCTGGGGCTCCTCTCCTGCGTGCTCCTGAGCTTCCTCAACCAGTTCTTCTCCTACCGCACCGAGCCCATCATCGTGACCCAGATCACCGTGCAGGTGGCCTCGCTCCCGTTGGGCCACCTGCTCGCGCGCGTGCTGCCGGCCCGCAGGTTCCGGGCCCCCgcgctcctcggcggcggcgagttctCCCTCAACCCGGGGCCCTTCAACGTGAAGGAGCACGTGCTCATCTCCATCTTCGCCAGCGCCGGCTGCGCCTTCGGCAGCGGCTCCGCCTACGCCGTCATGATCGTCGACATCATCCGCGCCTTCTACCGCCGCTCCATCTCCTTCCTCGCCGCGTGGCTGCTCATCACCACCACGCAGGTGCTCGGGTACGGCTGGGCGGGGCTCATGCGCCGGTACGTCGTGGAGCCGGCGCACATGTGGTGGCCGGGCACCCTCGCGCAGGTGTCCCTGTTCTGGGCGCTGCACGAGAAagaggccggcgacgacgaccagCAGGCGGCGCCCGAGGGCAGGACGATGTCGCGGGCCAAGTTCTTCCTGGTGGCGCTCGCCGGCAGCTTCCTGTGGTACGCCGTGCCGGGGTACCTCGCCCCGACGCTGACGTCCGTGTCCTGGGTGTGCTGGGTCTTCTCCAAGTCGGTCATGGCGCAGCAGCTGGGGTCCGGCATGAggggcctcggcctcggcgccTTCACCCTCGACTGGACGGCCGTGTCGTCCTTCCTCTTCAGCCCACTGGTGTCGCCCTTCTTCGCCACCGCCAACATCCTCGCCGGCTTCCTGCTCTTCATGTACGTGGCCGTGCCGGCGGCCTACTGGGGCCTCGACCTGTACGGCGCCCGCAGGTTCCCCATCTTCTCGTCGCACCTGTTCGCCTTCAACGGGGAGGGCTACGACATCAACGCCATCGTCAACGACCGGTTCGAGATCGACATGGACGCGTACCAGCGGCAGGGGCGGATCCACATGAGCGCCTTCTTCGCGCTGTCGTACGGGCTCAGCTTCGCGGCGATCGCCGCCACCGTCACGCACGTCGCGCTGTTCCACGGCAAGGAGATCTACCGCCGGTTCCGCGCCTCGCGGAGGGAGGCCGACGACGACACGCCCGACGTGCACACGAGGCTGATGCGCAGGTACGAGGACGCGCCGGGCTGGTGGTTCCACGCGCTGCTCGCGCTGTCCGCCGCCGTCTCGCTCGTCCTCTGCACCGTGCTCCGGAAGGAAGTGCAGCTCCCCTGGTGGGGGCTACTCTTCGCCTGCGCCATGGCCTTGGCGTTCACGCTTCCCGTCAGCGTCATCACGGCGACGACGAACCAGACGCCGGGGCTCAACGTGCTGTCCGAGTACGTCATCGGGCTGATCCTCCCGGGCAAGCCCATCGCCAACGTCTGCTTCAAGGTGTACGGGTACATGAGCATGTCGCAGGCCGTGTCGTTCCTCGCCGACTTCAAGCTCGGGCACTACATGAAGATACCCCCCAAGTCCATGTTCCTGGTGCAGCTGGTGGGCACGGTCGTGGCCGGCACGGTGAACCTCGGGGTGGCCTACTGGCTGCTGGGCTCCGTCCCCAACATCTGCCAGGACGCGCTGCTCCCGGCCGACAGCCCGTGGACGTGCCCCAGCGACCGCGTCTTCTTCGACGCGTCCGTTATTTGGGGCCTCGTCGGCCCGCGCCGCATCTTCGGGCCGCTCGGCAACTACGGCGCGCTCAACTGGttcttcctcgccggcgccgcgggccCCGCCGCCGTGTACGCGCTGCACCGGGCGTTCCCGGCGCGGCGCTGGATCCGGATGGTCAACCTGCCGGTGCTCATCGGCGCGACGGCCAgcatgccgccggcgaccgccgtGAACTACAACTCGTGGCTGCTGATCGGCGTCGCCTTCAACTTCTTCGTGTTCCGGTACCGGAAGCGGTGGTGGGAGCGGTACAACTACATCCTGTCGGCGGCGCTGGACGCGGGCGTGGCCTTCATGGGGGTGCTGCTCTACTTCGCGCTGTCGATGGAGAACCGGAACGTCAGCTGGTGGGGGACGGCCGGGGAGCACTGCCCGCTCGCGTCGTGCCCCACGGCGAGAGGGGTGGATCTCGGCCCTGACAGCGTCTGCCCTGTCGTCCTGTGA
- the LOC120707523 gene encoding S-adenosyl-L-methionine-dependent uroporphyrinogen III methyltransferase, chloroplastic-like produces the protein MALAVRAPRFQPRPASVSAPAASSSSSLAAAAANARPRAGAAVRTAAAAASPFTEATSSSRYRRDAWSYAADGSSKPAPPSSSDAAAARRDDEIALQLPELRRLLDALRASRGRGAEGEGGAGGLGRVALVGTGPGDPELLTLKAVRVIEAADLVLYDRLVSNDVLDLVGEGARLLYVGKTAGYHSRTQEEIHELLLSFAEAGANVVRLKGGDPLVFGRGGEEMDFLQQQGIRVEVIPGITSASGIAAELGIPLTHRGVATSVRFLTGHSRNGGTDPLYVAGNAADPDTTLVVYMGLSTLPSLAPKLMKHGLPPDTPAVAVERGTTPQQRMVFSLLKDLVDEVKSADLVSPTLIIIGKVVALSPFWVESSEHDALKIENSYASEAR, from the exons ATGGCTCTCGCCGTCCGCGCGCCCCGCTTCCAGCCGCGGCCGGCCTCCGTttccgcgcccgccgcctcctcttcctcctccctcgccgccgccgccgcgaacgcgaggccccgcgccggcgccgccgtccgcaccgctgccgccgccgcctcgcccttcacagaggccacctcctcctcgcgctACCGCCGCGACGCCTGGTCCTACGCCGCCGACGGCTCCTCcaagcccgcgccgccgtcctcctccgatgccgccgccgcccgccgggacGACGAGATCGCGCTGCAGCTGCCGGAGCTGCGCCGGCTCCTGGACGCGCTGAGGGCTTCCCGGGGGAGGGGCGCcgagggggagggcggcgccggcgggctcgGGAGGGTGGCGCTGGTCGGGACGGGGCCCGGGGACCCCGAGCTGCTCACGCTCAAGGCGGTCCGGGTCATCGAGGCCGCGGACCTGGTGCTCTACGACCGGTTGGTGTCCAACGACGTGCTGGACTTGGTCGGGGAGGGCGCCAGGCTTCTGTACGTCGGCAAGACGGCGGGATACCACAGCCGCACCCAG GAGGAGATTCATGAGCTGCTCCTCAGCTTTGCGGAGGCTGGTGCCAATGTGGTACGGTTGAAAGGCGGCGATCCTCTG GTCTTTGGAAGAGGCGGAGAAGAGATGGATTTCCTACAGCAGCAAGGAATTAGAGTTGAAGTTATACCAG GAATTACTTCTGCTTCAGGAATTGCAGCAGAACTGGGCATTCCACTAACCCATCGAGGTGTTGCTACCAG TGTCAGATTTTTAACTGGGCACTCTAGAAATGGTGGGACGGATCCTCTATATGTGGCAGGGAATGCAGCTGATCCAGACACTACTTTGGTTGTGTACATGGGTTTGTCAACACTACCGTCTCTTGCTCCAAAGTTAATGAAGCACGGTCTTCCTCCAGATACCCCTGCTGTTGCAGTAGAGCGTGGCACTACCCCTCAACAACGAATG GTGTTCTCATTGTTAAAGGATCTCGTGGATGAAGTCAAGTCAGCTGATCTAGTTTCTCCGACTCTAATAATTATTGGAAAAGTGGTGGCCTTGTCACCCTTTTGGGTCGAGTCATCTGAACATGATGCACTGAAGATTGAGAACTCATATGCAAGTGAGGCCAGATGA
- the LOC120707524 gene encoding transcription factor PAR2-like — MDHHATILEAGGQEGVVERRKQQQQQLVDPKDDAFPFEVTSSSTTTGKRQAQRKAASPEDDDEEAVAVEEKVALLRRLVPGGEGMEVDGLLEETADYIAALKAQVGVMRALACLLSGPGLVDALPAEKGAGGLLTPEKPH; from the coding sequence ATGGACCACCACGCTACGATCTTGGAGGCCGGCGGCCAGGAAGGGGTGGTGGAGAggcggaagcagcagcagcagcagctcgtggaccccaaggacgatgccttccccttcgaggtgacctcgtcgtcgacgacgacggGCAAGCGCCAGGCGCAGAGGAAGGCGGCCTCGCCggaggatgatgatgaggaggcggtggcggtggaggagaaggtggcgctgctgcggcgcctggtgcccggcggcgagggcatGGAGGTGGACGGCCTGCTGGAGGAGACGGCCGACTACATCGCCGCGCTCAAGGCGCAAGTCGGCGTCATGCGCGCGCTCGCATGCCTGCTCTCCGGCCCCGGCCTCGTCGACGCGCTGCCGGCGGAGAAGGGTGCTGGTGGCCTCCTCACGCCGGAGAAGCCTCACTGA